A window from Methanobrevibacter sp. encodes these proteins:
- a CDS encoding zinc ribbon domain-containing protein: MFCDNCGTELADDATFCSNCGNQVKTKNNKNIYIALILTFFITGLGSIYAGNKIKGLILLILRIAFAILGLFISIFFLFSVLVWTYAFYETYRDVQITNGHYNPKLINDFKTWNQNNKIIAILIICIILIFTVGGCISFLTMNNYSSSDLGTHYYTSDSGSSGSGGSSHYGGVDTSPNTIAKNDPDWYYDHYEYGDNPDIDDYLESQGYD, encoded by the coding sequence ATGTTTTGTGATAATTGCGGAACTGAACTTGCAGATGATGCAACATTCTGTTCCAACTGCGGAAACCAGGTTAAAACTAAAAACAATAAAAACATTTACATTGCATTGATACTGACATTCTTTATAACAGGATTAGGTTCAATCTATGCAGGAAACAAGATAAAAGGACTGATATTATTAATACTCAGAATAGCATTTGCAATTTTGGGATTGTTTATAAGTATATTCTTTCTTTTTTCAGTTCTGGTTTGGACTTATGCATTTTATGAGACATACAGGGATGTTCAAATTACCAATGGTCATTACAATCCAAAACTGATTAATGACTTTAAAACATGGAATCAGAACAATAAAATAATAGCTATTTTAATCATATGTATAATTTTAATCTTTACAGTTGGTGGATGCATCAGTTTCTTAACAATGAATAATTATTCATCAAGTGATTTAGGCACTCATTATTATACAAGTGATAGTGGAAGCAGCGGCAGCGGTGGTTCATCACATTATGGTGGAGTCGACACATCCCCAAATACAATTGCAAAAAATGACCCCGACTGGTACTATGACCACTACGAATACGGAGACAATCCTGATATAGACGATTATCTGGAATCTCAAGGTTATGATTAA